The Fortiea contorta PCC 7126 genome has a segment encoding these proteins:
- the purE gene encoding 5-(carboxyamino)imidazole ribonucleotide mutase has protein sequence MTPLVGIIMGSDSDLPTMKEAIAVCDEFGVEREVAIVSAHRTPERMVQYAQLAHQRGIKVIIAGAGGAAHLPGMVASLTPLPVIGVPVATRNLQGVDSLYSIVQMPGGIPVATVAIGNAKNAGLLAVQILATYQPELLEKVQNYRQNLSELVIAKQAKLEQLGYEQYIQLEM, from the coding sequence ATGACACCCCTTGTTGGTATTATCATGGGCAGCGATTCCGATTTGCCCACTATGAAAGAAGCGATCGCTGTTTGTGACGAATTTGGTGTAGAGCGGGAGGTGGCGATCGTTTCTGCTCATCGCACTCCAGAAAGGATGGTGCAGTATGCTCAACTTGCTCATCAACGGGGCATCAAAGTAATTATTGCTGGCGCGGGTGGCGCTGCTCATCTCCCCGGAATGGTAGCATCTCTTACCCCTTTACCTGTGATTGGTGTGCCTGTAGCTACCCGGAATTTACAAGGTGTGGATTCTTTATATTCAATTGTACAAATGCCAGGAGGTATCCCGGTAGCGACGGTAGCGATCGGTAATGCTAAAAATGCTGGACTCTTGGCGGTGCAAATACTCGCTACTTATCAACCAGAATTACTAGAAAAAGTCCAAAATTATCGCCAAAATCTCTCAGAATTGGTAATTGCCAAGCAAGCAAAACTTGAACAATTGGGATATGAACAATATATACAACTTGAGATGTAA